A stretch of Gambusia affinis linkage group LG10, SWU_Gaff_1.0, whole genome shotgun sequence DNA encodes these proteins:
- the LOC122838051 gene encoding myomegalin isoform X9, whose amino-acid sequence MELQLRSAQDEAQQQERLIQNLTDAVVSKETEVSDLSRALADQNQTLRSLRELANRSQLSGTEAAPGQGEVLALQAALFQAQLELQAAQRAQRRADRAEEDQNRSLERLERDLQGALQHRRETERHNRELQLILQTVRSDLQAREEQLSEGEQERRRESEERERSVAELRAGLQLKEQLLQEYGEMLKEPKENRDSLLQKLRQRIAERDRALERAVDEKFRSAEQRDAASRQLQLLLREKERDLERQRRVLANNEETIASLEALLRGKELQLQQLADAWTGVRRQQRDVDERTSQILRERDDVIEQLQAALLARTQETQDLRCSLLLQVQLAPGQVLEDLKLRLQLKDRLFQEVMSDRTRQAREHQEQVQDLLRTISARDQYIQDSAARLTEVLEEQTCRVQELRRQLGSGLQLDAAATLQQEQNQEETRSRAEQLHHLSLKEEIIRDLQRKMADPSDLPVVERLTLELQELREVLVRQGAARQPEFGELSGEDEDEADEDVKSEFTAADEDEDEDEDEECAAWGRQLDAEGLMEVKQLVEQKQVVERELGELKAQLEKAGFSSLSQMRRALFSLRSENEDLKLQLADGRQAVEEEEELDVTVEEEEEEEESSGMWESWDGDPSLSDSRTQSHEDQKTEEGDRVETLTGSSQDDEPSNQQRRPDASPSAGKTVRLQLKSRELQERLMVSEATVQAQAEQLQDYRELLAETAVQQDSKLVQVDLQDPGYETCGRSENEADREEASSPEFDDLEMCTSLDLGSQWWPGGTDAQPCGYPGDLPSLRRLVEELRSQLSRSQAVIRGLQGRLRRLSASGEVGRCPQAEDDEGWQSSDGASQRHHDNGLQKLTSRVDALEDQLRKGGRREEGNSANWPGKLDSLLKAQARELSLLRQRLRDGRAACGLLRRHLAATTRAFEELLRANDVDFYTGQSFREQLAQSGALAQRVGARIGGRDPSEDPEETTELLAVRLSKELQQKDKVIESLQAKLDQHHHHHHRSDSPSSSHALSDITDQSDRISYVSDEHGSTNGDPELCCDADAAGGPEENGNATGPASPLGAASRRPSVGSSQHSQSCLSCPSMHCSGSPLRPADLQSQSAPCRPPLSSPIKHGGRSQRSAAPAFSLAAVQQELQTLQKQLRADGRFSTPRSLHGLPRFVPQHHADAAGFPPLSYQGFPPPLFSSGLDVAMTTRAGASLLERGASWETPCGAGADLSSRSSGYQSGTGHTGSDLMKEHLAEIRSLRRRLEESIQTNDRLRLQLEDRLACSAGDKGAPTNIYIQGLDSAGQLSAELRLLQEENAALQAQLQRAGREGSREAELRREAEHLREAVLKERSMLKEAELEIQRWAELSQRLQAEDAVRCQEVAQLRQDRQRNQETINRLQHEASVLRLQLDQSRSLSQTLQEALQDAKRRVWEKSRDSHSDEAANGALPVTFDPRELHIQLSSQPAARRRLFSGEDVSPPVRDSDPIRDSGPVAAPPRLPPAACAQQGGASEGSHHAVGHLGDLQALQQQLLDGATLAAQMEAALCSLNASQRLHQPLDRGCVGNLLSDSKSLKRILQEAESLLQATWTAGLTHSEEARQDESLRDEVVCLRMKLSEQDQALRDAMERLKSSSLTKDSMEHFIVNQLSRTRDVLRRAKSNLQENKLRICSLPASFSAPSSPSGPVKVKTQGAPLSSVPLLVGAS is encoded by the exons ATGGAGCTGCAGCTTCGCTCGGCGCAGGATGAAGCGCAGCAGCAGGAGAGACTCATCCAGAACCTGACGGACGCCGTCGTTTCCAAGGAGACGGAG GTTTCTGACCTGAGCAGAGCCTTggcggatcagaaccagacgCTGCGTTCGCTCAGGGAGCTCGCTAACCGCAGCCAG CTGTCCGGTACCGAGGCGGCTCCGGGTCAGGGCGAGGTTCTGGCCCTGCAGGCGGCGCTGTTCCAGGctcagctggagctgcaggcgGCCCAGCGGGCTCAGCGCCGGGCGGACCGCGCCGAGGAGGATCAGAACCGGTCCCTGGAGAGGCTGGAGAGagacctgcagggggcgctgcagcaCCGCAGGGAGACGGAGCGACACAACCGG gagctgcagctgattcTGCAGACGGTCCGGTCCGACCTGCAGGCGAGGGAGGAGCAGCTGAGCGAGGGCGAGCAAGAGAGACGGAGGGAGAGCGAGGAGAGAGAGCGCAGCGTCGCGGAGCTGAGGGCCGGCCTGCAGCTGAAGGAGCAGCTgcttcag GAATACGGGGAGATGCTGAAGGAACCGAAGGAGAACAGAGActctctgctgcagaaactgCGGCAGCGAATAGCGGAGAGAGACCGAGCGCTGGAG CGGGCCGTTGACGAGAAGTTTCGCTCGGCGGAGCAGCGAGATGCAGCGAGTcgccagctgcagctgctgctgcgtgAGAAGGAGCGAGACCTGGAGAGGCAGCGCCGCGTTCTGGCCAACAACGAGGAAACCATCGCT AGCCTGGAGGCGCTGCTGAGGGggaaggagctgcagctgcagcagctggccgACGCCTGGACCGGCGTCCGGCGGCAGCAGCGGGACGTCGACGAGCGGACCAGTCAAatcctgagagagagagacgacgTCATTGAGCAGCTGCAGGCGGCGCTGCTCGCTCGCACGCAGGAGACCCAG gacctgcgctgctctctgctgcttcAGGTCCAGTTGGCGCCGGGTCAGGTTCTGGAGGacctgaagctccgcctccagctGAAAGACCGCCTCTtccaggaagtgatgtcagacCGGACCCGGCAGGCCCGGGAGCACCAGGAGCAGGTCCAGGATCTGCTCAGAACCATCAGCGCCAGGGACCAGTACATCCAG GACTCAGCGGCCCGACTCACCGAGGTTCTGGAAGAGCAGACCTGCAGAGTCCAGGAGCTGCGGCGCCAGCTGGGCTCCGGGTTGCAGCTGGACGCGGCTGCAAcgctgcagcaggagcagaaccaggaggagacGAGGAGTCGGGCCGAGCAGCTGCACCATCTGAGCCTGAAGGAGGAGATCATCAGG GACCTTCAGAGGAAGATGGCTGACCCGTCGGACCTTCCGGTGGTGGAGCGGCTGACCCTGGAGCTCCAGGAGCTGAGGGAGGTTCTGGTCCGGCAGGGAGCCGCCCGGCAGCCTGAGTTTGGAG AGCTGAGCGGTGAGGACGAAGACGAGGCAGATGAAGATGTGAAGAGTGAGTTCACTGCTgctgatgaggatgaggatgaggatgaggatgaggagtgTGCTGCCTGG GGTCGGCAGCTGGACGCTGAAGGGCTGATGGAGGTCAAGCAGCTGGTGGAGCAGAAGCAGGTGGTGGAGAGAGAGCTGGGGGAGCTGAAGGCTCAGCTGGAGAAGGCCGGCTTCTCCTCGCTGTCCCAGATGAG GAGAGCTTTGTTCAGCCTGCGATCAGAGAACGAAGACCTGAAGCTCCAGCTGGCTGACGGCAGGCAGgctgtggaggaagaggaggagctggatgtgactgtggaggaggaagaggaggaagaggagagctcTGGGATGTGGGAGTCTTGGGACGGAGATCCGTCTCTATCTGACAGCAGGACTCAGAGCCATGAGGACCAGAAGACAGAGGAGGGCGACAGAGTGGAGACGCTCACCGGCTCCTCACAG GACGACGAGCCGTCCAATCAGCAGCGACGGCCGGACGCCTCGCCCTCAGCGGGGAAGACGGTCCGTCTGCAGCTGAAGAGCCGGGAGCTGCAGGAGAGGCTGATGGTGTCGGAGGCCACAGTGCAGGCTCAGGCTGAGCAGCTGCAGGACTACAGAGAGCTGCTGG cagaaacagccgTGCAGCAGGACAGCAAGCTGGTCCAGGTGGACCTGCAGGATCCGGGCTACGAGACCTGCGGCCGCAGCGAGAACGAGGCTGACAGGGAGGAGGCCAGCAGCCCAG AATTCGACGACCTGGAGATGTGCACGTCTCTGGACCTGGGCTCTCAGTGGTGGCCCGGCGGCACCGACGCTCAGCCCTGCGGTTACCCTGGCGACCTGCCGTCGCTGCGGCGCCTGGTGGAGGAGCTGCGCTCGCAGCTGTCCCGCTCTCAGGCAGTGATCCGCGGCCTGCAGGGCCGCCTGCGCCGCCTCTCCGCCTCCGGCGAGGTCGGCCGCTGCCCGCAGGCGGAGGACGACGAGGGCTGGCAGTCGTCGGACGGAGCCTCGCAGCGTCACCATGACAACGGCCTTCAGAAGCTGACGTCCAGAGTGGACGCTCTGGAGGACCAGCTGAGGAAAGGAGgcaggagggaggaaggaaacTCTGCAAACTGGCCGGG GAAGTTGGACTCTCTGCTGAAAGCTCAGGCCAGAGAGCTGTCGCTGCTGCGCCAGCGGCTGCGTGACGGCCGCGCCGCCTGCGGCCTCCTGCGCCGCCACCTGGCCGCCACCACCCGGGCCTTCGAGGAGCTGCTGCGCGCCAACGACGTCGACTTCTACACGGGCCAGAGCTTCAGGGAGCAGCTGGCCCAGAGCGGCGCCCTGGCCCAGCGGGTCGGCGCCAGGATCGGCGGAC GAGATCCGTCTGAGGACCCAGAGGAGACGACGGAGCTGCTCGCCGTCCG gCTGAGtaaggagctgcagcagaaggaTAAAGTTATCGAGTCTCTCCAAGCCAAACTCGaccagcatcatcatcatcatcatcgctCCGACTCGCCCAGCAGCAGCCACGCCCTCTCTGACATCACCGACCAATCAGATCGCATCTCCTACGTGTCGGACGAGCACGGCTCCACCAACGGCGACCCGGAGTTGTGCTGCGATGCAGACGCTGCCGGCGGACCCGAGGAAAACGGGAATGCTACTGGACCAG cGTCTCCGCTCGGCGCCGCGTCCCGCCGTCCGTCCGTCGGCTCCTCCCAACACTCCCAGTCCTGCCTCAGTTGTCCCAGCATGCATTGCTCCGGCTCTCCGCTCAGACCCGCAGACCTGCAGAGCCAATCAG CCCCTTGTCGCCCTCCCCTCTCCTCCCCCATCAAACATGGCGGCCGCTCCCAGAGGAGCGCGGCGCCAGCTTTCTCTCTGGCTGCGGTTCAGCAGGAGCTCCAGACGCTACAGAAGCAGCTGAGAGCCGACGGCA GGTTTTCCACTCCCAGATCTCTCCACGGTCTCCCCCGGTTCGTCCCTCAGCATCATGCCGACGCTGCCGGCTTCCCGCCGCTCTCCTACCAAGGcttccctcctcctctgttCAGCAGCGGCCTGGACGTTGCCATGACAACGAGAGCCGGGGCCAGCCTGCTGGAGAGAGGCGCATCGTGGGAAACGCCGTGCGGCGCGGGAGCCGACCTGTCGTCGAGGTCGTCGGGTTACCAGTCAGGAACCGGACACACAG GTTCAGATCTGATGAAGGAACACCTGGCAGAGATCCGGAGTCTGAGGCGGAGACTGGAGGAGTCCATCCAGACCAACGACCGGCTCCGGCTGCAACTGGAGGACCGGCTGGCCTGCAGCGCCGGGGACAAAG GAGCTCCGACCAACATCTACATCCAGGGCCTGGACTCGGCCGGCCAGCTGTCCGCCGAGCTGCGCCTCCTGCAGGAGGAGAACGCCGCTCTGCAGGCGCAGCTGCAGCGCGCCGGCCGAG agggcagcagagaggCGGAGCTTCGCAGGGAGGCGGAGCATCTGAGGGAGGCGGTCCTCAAGGAGAGATCCATGCTGAAGGAGGCGGAGCTCGAGATACAGAGGTGGGCGGAGCTAAGCCAGAGGCTGCAGGCGGAGGATGCAGTTCGCTGCCAGGAGGTGGCGCAGCTGAGACAGGACAGACAGAGAAACCAGGAAACCATCAACAG GCTGCAGCACGAGGCGAGCGTCCTGCGCCTGCAGCTGGACCAGAGCCGCAGTTTGAGCCAGACGctgcaggaggcgctgcagGACGCAAAGCGCCGAGTCTGGGAAAAGTCCAGAGACTCACACTCAG ATGAGGCGGCTAATGGCGCTCTGccagtgacctttgaccccagagAGCTTCACATCCAGCTGAGCAGCCAGCCTGCAGCCAGGAGGCGACTCTTCAGCG gTGAAGACGTTTCTCCGCCCGTCAGAGACAGCGACCCGATCCGAGACAGTGGACCCGTCGCTGCTCCGCCTCGGCTTCCTCCAG ctgcctGCGCCCAGCAGGGCGGCGCTTCTGAGGGAAGCCACCACGCCGTCGGCCATCTTGGAGACCTCCAggccctgcagcagcagctcctggatGGGGCCACCCTGGCTGCTCAGATGGAGGCCGCCCTCTGTTCCCTGAACGCCTCACAGAGGCTTcatcag cctTTGGACCGAGGATGCGTCGGTAATCTGCTGTCGGACTCTAAATCGCTGAAGCGGATCCTGCAGGAGGCGGAGTCTCTGCTGCAGGCGACCTGGACGGCGGGTCTGACCCACTCTGAGGAAGCCAGACAG GACGAGTCGCTGAGGGACGAGGTCGTCTGTCTCCGGATGAAGCTCTCAGAGCAGGACCAGGCTCTAAGGGACGCCATGGAGAGGCTAAAGAGCTCCAGCCTCACCAAGGACAGCATGGAGCATTTCATCGTCAACCAGC tATCGAGAACGCGGGACGTCCTGAGGAGAGCCAAGTCCAACCTGCAG GAGAACAAACTCAGGATCTGCTCCCTTCCAGCCTCTTTCTCTGCCCCCTCTTCCCCCTCCGGCCCAGTAAAG GTGAAAACCCAGGGGGCGCCACTGAGCTCGGTTCCCCTGCTGGTTGGAGCGTCCTGA